Proteins found in one Helicobacter sp. NHP19-003 genomic segment:
- a CDS encoding Mur ligase family protein, with product MLDTLKWMALWGFILSLNYYLITLLQWYNYSFIRVLTKHHKRRWHFTHALLPLAVFVLTQLKGWDLAFMVFVGAVQLPALLIWRGNLDKPLVFTPRVGRFFALLLLFLSTDALLAHAYNQSFFGMYLFLIVLVHIAYKALESLISSGYVRLAKDKLRRMKDLHIIAITGSFGKTSVKNYLYQMLQGKYTIYSSLGSVNTLLGLSQDINNNLEESATLYIAEAGARQKGDIKAISKLLAHHYAIITEIGNQHIEYFKNIETIYETKAELLQSPRLIRAFCHENNPLEPFYSGIENRIQPYPGQVRAVNANLEGTSFELFLDNAWIPFETKILGAFSVDNIALAVLVGRYFELATEQLQRLVSKLKPVPHRLHPLHLNDKFIIDDGFNGNLKGMLESVRLASLYPGRKVIVTPGLVESDEESNIALAQAIEEVFDIVVVTGELNAELFTQHLERPQKVFLQDKSQLEQVLQTITFAKDLILFANDAPNYI from the coding sequence ATGCTAGACACCTTAAAATGGATGGCCCTTTGGGGCTTTATTTTGAGTTTGAATTACTACTTGATCACTTTATTACAGTGGTATAATTACAGCTTTATACGGGTGCTCACCAAGCACCACAAACGCCGCTGGCACTTCACCCACGCCCTGTTGCCCTTGGCGGTTTTTGTGCTGACCCAGCTAAAAGGGTGGGATTTGGCCTTTATGGTCTTTGTGGGGGCGGTGCAGTTGCCCGCTCTGCTCATTTGGCGTGGCAATTTAGACAAGCCCCTCGTTTTCACCCCCCGTGTGGGGCGTTTTTTTGCCCTCTTGTTGCTCTTTTTATCCACGGATGCGCTTTTAGCCCACGCTTACAACCAAAGCTTTTTTGGGATGTATCTTTTCTTGATCGTGCTCGTGCACATTGCCTACAAAGCCCTTGAGAGCTTGATCTCCAGTGGCTATGTCCGTCTCGCTAAGGACAAACTAAGGCGCATGAAAGATTTACACATCATCGCCATCACGGGCAGTTTTGGCAAAACCAGCGTGAAAAACTACCTCTACCAAATGTTGCAGGGCAAATACACCATTTACAGCTCGCTAGGCAGTGTCAACACGCTCCTAGGCTTAAGCCAAGACATCAACAACAACCTAGAAGAGAGCGCAACTCTTTACATCGCCGAAGCCGGGGCGCGCCAAAAGGGCGATATCAAGGCGATCTCTAAACTCCTAGCCCACCACTACGCCATCATCACCGAGATCGGAAACCAGCACATTGAGTATTTTAAAAACATCGAGACGATCTACGAAACCAAAGCCGAGCTCTTGCAATCCCCCCGTTTGATCCGTGCCTTTTGCCACGAAAACAACCCCCTAGAGCCTTTTTACAGCGGGATCGAGAATCGAATCCAGCCCTATCCCGGACAAGTGCGTGCGGTGAATGCCAATTTAGAGGGGACCAGCTTTGAGCTCTTTTTAGACAATGCGTGGATTCCCTTTGAAACCAAAATCCTAGGGGCGTTTAGCGTGGATAACATCGCCTTAGCAGTGCTGGTGGGGCGTTACTTTGAGCTTGCCACAGAGCAACTCCAGCGACTCGTGTCTAAGCTCAAACCCGTGCCCCACCGCCTACACCCCTTGCATTTAAACGACAAGTTCATCATTGACGATGGCTTCAATGGCAATTTAAAGGGCATGCTAGAGAGCGTGCGTTTGGCGAGCTTATACCCCGGGCGTAAGGTGATCGTGACGCCCGGTCTCGTGGAAAGCGATGAGGAATCCAACATCGCTCTAGCCCAAGCCATTGAAGAGGTGTTTGACATTGTGGTGGTGACAGGCGAGCTCAACGCCGAGCTTTTCACACAACATCTAGAACGCCCTCAAAAGGTGTTTTTACAAGACAAGAGCCAGTTAGAGCAGGTGTTGCAAACGATCACCTTTGCCAAAGATTTGATCCTCTTTGCCAACGATGCACCTAACTACATTTAA
- a CDS encoding alpha/beta fold hydrolase, with protein sequence MAKRTIFYKGLDFEIAYDFCDNKAPKNLLILHGWGSSKEIMQLAFKPHFKAFNHFYLDLPGFGKSPNHTFLTPLDYAQIVDAFCRSLHIEIDTAMGHSFGGKVALLCQSLYLILLSSAGILVQKSLKTRFKIHLAKCLKTVGLKKMLVLLKGKDADHLNPAMYETFKYTVQQDFSPEFKACAKKTLILWGQEDTATPLHAGQKIASLVPTNHFVVLKGDHYFFLKQGAQVEGEYLQCLKEWGEVC encoded by the coding sequence ATGGCTAAACGGACCATCTTTTACAAGGGGTTAGATTTTGAAATCGCCTACGATTTTTGCGACAACAAGGCCCCTAAAAACCTCCTCATCTTGCATGGCTGGGGCAGCTCTAAAGAGATCATGCAACTAGCTTTTAAGCCCCATTTTAAAGCCTTTAACCACTTCTACCTAGACCTGCCCGGCTTTGGTAAAAGCCCCAATCACACCTTTTTAACCCCTCTAGATTACGCCCAAATCGTGGATGCGTTTTGCCGCTCTTTGCACATAGAGATCGACACGGCGATGGGGCACAGCTTCGGGGGCAAGGTCGCCCTGCTGTGTCAAAGCCTTTACCTTATTTTGCTCAGCAGTGCCGGCATTTTGGTGCAAAAGTCTTTAAAGACCCGCTTTAAAATCCACCTTGCCAAATGCCTAAAGACTGTGGGGCTTAAAAAAATGCTTGTCCTACTCAAAGGCAAGGACGCAGACCACTTGAACCCGGCTATGTATGAAACCTTTAAATACACGGTGCAACAGGATTTTAGCCCCGAGTTTAAAGCCTGTGCTAAAAAGACCTTGATTTTATGGGGGCAAGAGGACACAGCCACGCCCCTACACGCCGGGCAAAAAATCGCCTCCTTGGTGCCGACCAACCACTTTGTGGTTTTAAAGGGGGATCATTACTTTTTTCTCAAGCAGGGAGCACAGGTGGAGGGGGAATATTTACAATGTTTAAAAGAGTGGGGTGAAGTATGCTAG
- the ychF gene encoding redox-regulated ATPase YchF — MGLSIGIVGLPNVGKSSLFNALTKSANAQSANYPFCTIDPNKAVVDVPDARLKALADIVKPERIQHSSVEFVDIAGLIKGASAGEGLGNQFLAHVKECGVILHVVRCFEDDDITHVSGEVNPLSDMETIEVELILADIQTLQKRLEKLSKLAKTNKEAQASLEVANALLTHLNELKPASSFQGREHPVFLALNQELRFLSAKKVIFVANVDEACISSLNDHALKVQELATARGAGFVALCAKLEEDLVGMEELEALEFLQSLGVESSGLEQIIRLGFEALGLMSYFTAGVKEVRAWTIVKGSSAPTAAGVIHKDFEKGFIKAETIAYRDFIAYGGEAGAKAKGALRVEGKDYIVQDGDVMHFRFNV, encoded by the coding sequence ATGGGGCTGTCCATCGGCATTGTGGGCTTGCCCAATGTGGGTAAGTCTAGCTTATTCAACGCGCTCACCAAGAGCGCAAACGCCCAAAGTGCAAACTACCCTTTTTGCACCATCGACCCGAATAAGGCGGTTGTAGATGTCCCCGATGCCCGCTTAAAGGCTTTGGCAGACATTGTCAAACCTGAGAGAATCCAACACTCCAGCGTGGAGTTTGTAGATATTGCGGGCTTAATTAAGGGGGCGAGTGCGGGCGAGGGGTTGGGTAACCAATTTTTAGCCCATGTCAAAGAGTGCGGGGTGATTTTGCATGTGGTGCGCTGTTTTGAGGACGATGACATCACGCATGTGAGCGGAGAGGTCAATCCCTTAAGCGACATGGAAACCATAGAAGTGGAATTGATCTTAGCCGACATACAAACCTTACAAAAACGCCTAGAAAAATTAAGTAAACTTGCCAAAACTAATAAAGAAGCCCAAGCCAGCCTAGAGGTTGCCAATGCCCTTTTGACCCACTTAAACGAGCTCAAACCTGCGAGCAGTTTTCAAGGCAGAGAGCACCCCGTGTTTCTCGCCCTAAACCAAGAATTGCGTTTTTTGAGCGCAAAAAAAGTGATTTTTGTGGCAAATGTGGATGAGGCGTGCATCAGCAGCTTGAACGACCACGCCCTAAAAGTGCAAGAGTTGGCCACAGCTAGAGGGGCGGGGTTTGTGGCTCTCTGCGCCAAATTAGAAGAAGATCTTGTGGGGATGGAGGAGTTGGAGGCGTTGGAGTTTTTGCAAAGTTTGGGCGTGGAATCTAGCGGACTAGAGCAAATCATTCGACTAGGCTTTGAGGCTTTGGGGCTGATGAGTTATTTCACCGCTGGGGTCAAAGAGGTGAGGGCATGGACGATCGTCAAAGGTTCTAGCGCGCCTACAGCCGCCGGGGTGATCCATAAAGACTTTGAAAAGGGCTTCATTAAAGCCGAAACGATCGCTTATCGAGATTTCATCGCCTATGGGGGTGAGGCGGGGGCTAAAGCCAAGGGGGCACTGCGTGTGGAGGGCAAGGACTACATCGTGCAAGATGGCGATGTGATGCACTTTAGATTCAATGTTTAG
- the nspC gene encoding carboxynorspermidine decarboxylase: protein MDYNAIPSPCYVLDLNKLKANLALLERVQQEAQIKILLALKGFAFWRCFEWVRSSLWGCCASGVYEAVLAYEEFGSRESGKEICVFSPGFKESDMQHLLPIASHIIFNSFSQYQRYKDTILLKNQKLKNLGLSPIKMGLRINPLYSEVRPAIYNPCAPYSRLGITPTAFIEGVQTYGLGGISGLHFHTHCEQDAPALQETLKHVQKHFGDTIETMEWMNFGGGQHISKEGYDLEVLKSTIHDFRARYPHIQDIFLEPGEAVGWQTGFLLASVIDIVHNEKDIAILDISIANHMPDCLEMPYTPQVLHLNEEGIERAEIDPQGGVMLGGSSCLAGDFIGPYHFKSPLQVGDRLIFEDMLHYTIVKNNTFNGIALPSLGLLDGENFKLLKRFEYGDYKERN from the coding sequence ATGGACTACAACGCTATCCCATCGCCTTGTTATGTCCTAGATTTAAACAAACTCAAGGCGAATTTAGCCTTATTAGAGCGGGTGCAACAAGAGGCACAAATCAAAATTTTGTTAGCCCTAAAGGGCTTTGCCTTTTGGCGGTGCTTTGAGTGGGTGCGCTCGAGCTTGTGGGGGTGTTGTGCGAGTGGAGTGTATGAGGCGGTTTTGGCGTATGAGGAATTTGGCTCAAGGGAGAGCGGCAAGGAGATTTGTGTCTTTAGCCCCGGCTTTAAAGAGAGTGATATGCAACATCTCCTACCCATCGCCTCGCACATCATTTTTAACTCTTTTAGCCAATACCAACGCTACAAAGACACCATCTTACTCAAAAACCAAAAGCTTAAAAATTTGGGGCTATCCCCCATTAAAATGGGCTTAAGGATCAATCCTCTTTATAGCGAGGTGCGTCCCGCTATTTACAACCCCTGTGCGCCCTACAGCCGCCTTGGCATCACCCCCACCGCCTTTATTGAGGGTGTGCAAACATACGGGCTAGGGGGCATTAGTGGCTTACACTTCCACACACATTGCGAGCAAGACGCGCCCGCTCTGCAAGAAACCCTAAAGCATGTCCAAAAACACTTTGGGGACACGATTGAGACAATGGAGTGGATGAACTTTGGAGGCGGGCAACACATCAGCAAAGAGGGCTATGATTTGGAGGTGCTTAAAAGTACCATCCACGATTTTAGGGCCAGATATCCACACATCCAAGACATTTTTTTAGAGCCCGGGGAAGCGGTGGGTTGGCAGACGGGCTTTTTGCTTGCCAGCGTCATAGACATCGTGCATAATGAAAAAGACATTGCCATTTTAGACATCAGCATTGCTAACCACATGCCAGACTGCCTAGAAATGCCCTACACGCCCCAAGTCTTGCACCTCAATGAAGAGGGGATAGAGAGGGCGGAGATTGACCCACAGGGAGGGGTGATGTTAGGTGGCTCTAGTTGTTTGGCAGGCGATTTTATCGGGCCTTATCACTTTAAAAGCCCTTTGCAAGTGGGCGATCGCTTGATCTTTGAGGACATGTTACACTACACCATTGTAAAAAACAACACTTTCAACGGCATTGCCCTGCCCTCTTTAGGCCTGTTAGACGGGGAGAACTTTAAGCTTTTAAAGCGTTTTGAATACGGGGATTACAAAGAGCGCAACTAG
- a CDS encoding leucyl aminopeptidase → MFSLKLEKASFEAVKADIAIIFLIEKDLSAALDPHLLQTHNYEGEGVFWDQKNQALYVGVAQSDVHLFREAAFNAVHTLKKCVKSAKIGLYTAKHSVHKHALEETMEAIFAGLQFGMYEFETYKEKKSKVHLKEVLVALGGEQHLKSLQKALDKSKIMVEHVNLARDLVNTPPNVANAPYVAQKAKDLAEKNGLECFIHGEDYLKEKGMNAYLAVNAASANPPRLVHLVYKPKNAKKKIVLVGKGLTYDCGGLSIKTAEYMLTMKADKGGACAVLATINALAHLHAEAEVHAILGLAENMISGNSYRPDDILISKEGKSIEVRNTDAEGRLVLVDCLSFAQDLEPDLIVDFATLTGACVVGLGSYTSGIMGNNEALKTQFEESALKSGELVAKLPFNRHLRKLLDSKMADIANITPVRYGGAVTAGLFLNEFIREAYKDKWLHIDIAGPAYIEKEWDVNVAGASGAGVRACVQFVLDILA, encoded by the coding sequence ATGTTTTCACTCAAGCTTGAGAAGGCTTCTTTTGAAGCGGTTAAGGCGGATATTGCGATTATTTTTCTCATTGAGAAGGATTTGAGTGCCGCACTTGACCCGCATTTGTTGCAAACCCACAATTACGAGGGTGAGGGAGTGTTTTGGGATCAAAAAAACCAAGCCCTGTATGTGGGCGTGGCCCAAAGCGATGTGCATTTATTCAGGGAAGCGGCGTTTAACGCCGTGCACACGCTCAAAAAATGCGTGAAAAGCGCGAAAATTGGGCTTTACACCGCCAAGCACAGCGTACATAAACACGCCCTAGAGGAAACGATGGAGGCGATTTTTGCTGGCTTGCAATTTGGCATGTATGAATTTGAGACTTACAAGGAAAAGAAGAGCAAGGTCCATTTAAAAGAAGTCCTTGTGGCTTTAGGCGGTGAGCAACATTTAAAATCCTTGCAAAAAGCCCTAGACAAGTCTAAGATCATGGTTGAGCATGTCAATCTCGCCCGTGATTTGGTAAACACCCCCCCCAATGTTGCCAATGCCCCCTATGTTGCCCAGAAAGCCAAAGATTTGGCCGAAAAGAACGGGCTAGAGTGCTTCATACACGGGGAGGACTACCTTAAAGAAAAAGGCATGAACGCTTATTTGGCCGTGAATGCGGCTTCTGCCAACCCCCCTAGGCTCGTGCATTTGGTCTATAAGCCCAAAAACGCCAAGAAAAAAATCGTATTGGTGGGCAAGGGTTTGACCTATGATTGTGGCGGCCTTAGCATTAAAACCGCTGAGTACATGCTCACCATGAAAGCCGATAAAGGCGGGGCGTGTGCGGTGCTCGCCACCATCAACGCCCTAGCCCATTTGCATGCTGAGGCGGAGGTGCATGCCATTTTAGGCTTGGCAGAAAACATGATTTCGGGCAACTCTTACCGCCCCGATGACATTTTGATCTCCAAAGAGGGCAAGAGCATTGAGGTACGCAACACGGACGCGGAGGGGCGTTTAGTGCTGGTCGATTGCTTGAGTTTTGCCCAGGATTTAGAGCCCGATTTGATCGTGGATTTTGCCACACTCACGGGAGCTTGTGTGGTGGGGCTGGGTTCTTACACCAGTGGAATCATGGGCAATAATGAGGCGTTAAAAACGCAATTTGAAGAATCCGCCCTAAAGAGTGGAGAACTTGTGGCAAAATTGCCTTTTAACCGCCACTTACGCAAACTCTTAGACTCCAAAATGGCAGACATCGCCAACATCACTCCCGTACGCTATGGCGGAGCTGTAACGGCCGGGCTTTTCTTAAACGAGTTTATCCGTGAAGCCTACAAGGACAAATGGCTACACATCGACATTGCCGGGCCTGCCTACATTGAAAAAGAATGGGATGTCAATGTGGCGGGGGCGAGCGGTGCCGGCGTGCGTGCGTGCGTGCAATTTGTCTTGGATATTTTGGCTTAA
- a CDS encoding ribose-phosphate pyrophosphokinase codes for MKTRSFKIFSGSAHPSFSKEVARHLNVGLSKAILGHFSDGEINVQINESVRGRDVCIVQPTCAPVNDNLMELLIMVDALKRSSASSITAVIPYFGYARQDRKAAPRVPISAKLVADLMQTVQIDRIITMDLHAGQIQGFFNIPVDNLYGSIVFKDYILSRAFKNHIIASPDIGGVSRARYFASQMGGLDLVIVDKRRERANEAEVMNIIGDVNKRDVILIDDMIDTAGTICKAAAMLKARGAHSVMAIGTHAVLSGNAIKRIQESALDEVVVTNSIPHKGKHAKITTLSVAPLFAEVIRRIYHNESVHSLFV; via the coding sequence ATGAAAACGCGCAGTTTTAAAATCTTTAGTGGGAGTGCGCACCCGAGTTTTAGCAAGGAAGTGGCAAGGCATTTAAATGTGGGCTTGTCTAAGGCCATCTTGGGGCATTTTAGCGATGGGGAAATCAATGTGCAGATCAACGAGTCGGTGCGGGGGCGCGATGTGTGCATCGTCCAGCCCACTTGCGCCCCGGTGAACGATAACTTGATGGAACTTTTGATCATGGTGGACGCGCTCAAGCGCAGCAGTGCAAGCTCGATCACCGCCGTGATCCCCTACTTTGGCTATGCTAGGCAGGACCGCAAAGCCGCCCCTAGAGTACCCATCAGTGCAAAGCTTGTGGCGGATTTAATGCAGACCGTGCAGATCGATCGCATCATCACGATGGACCTGCACGCCGGACAAATACAAGGATTTTTTAACATTCCGGTAGACAATCTCTATGGCTCGATTGTCTTTAAAGATTACATTTTATCTAGGGCGTTTAAAAACCACATCATCGCCAGCCCCGACATTGGGGGCGTTTCTCGGGCGAGGTATTTTGCCAGCCAAATGGGAGGGCTAGACTTAGTCATTGTGGATAAACGCCGTGAGCGGGCAAACGAGGCGGAGGTGATGAACATCATCGGGGATGTCAACAAGCGTGATGTGATCTTGATCGATGACATGATTGACACTGCCGGGACTATTTGCAAAGCGGCGGCGATGCTCAAGGCGAGGGGGGCGCACTCGGTGATGGCGATCGGCACGCATGCGGTGCTCAGTGGCAACGCCATTAAACGCATCCAAGAGAGTGCGCTTGATGAGGTCGTGGTGACAAACTCGATCCCCCACAAGGGCAAGCACGCCAAGATCACCACCTTGAGCGTGGCGCCCTTGTTTGCTGAAGTGATCCGCAGGATTTACCACAACGAGAGCGTACATTCGCTCTTTGTCTAA
- a CDS encoding chemotaxis protein, protein MPNNLAHIDQVTSLHKNNELQLLCFRLGKNKDLYAVNVFKIREVVKYNGSLTIISHEPNSLVEGLIIIRELTIPLIDMKKWFYYDSANKQRDLRPYRIEKADNGDEIVMICEFSRWTIGVRIYEADRILNKKWTEIEQSAGVGGNTGNSKLVSRTRYFDGRLVQVVDIEKMLVDVFPWIEQESHEELDQLSQLYSDKMVLLADDSPSVLKTMQVILDKLGIKHLDFINGKQLLDYLFDPQTPVEEVGLIITDLEMPEASGFEVIRRAKLDQRTINIPIVVNSSMSGSSNEEMARSLHADDFISKSNPLDVERIIKQFMQVRPA, encoded by the coding sequence ATGCCTAACAATTTAGCCCACATCGACCAAGTCACGAGTCTGCATAAAAACAATGAGTTGCAACTGCTCTGCTTTAGGCTGGGCAAGAACAAGGATTTATACGCCGTCAATGTCTTTAAGATCCGTGAGGTGGTGAAGTACAATGGGAGCTTGACCATCATCAGCCACGAACCTAATTCTTTAGTGGAGGGACTCATCATCATCAGGGAGCTTACAATCCCCTTGATTGACATGAAAAAGTGGTTTTATTACGACAGCGCAAACAAGCAGCGGGATTTACGCCCTTACCGCATTGAAAAGGCGGACAATGGGGATGAGATTGTGATGATTTGCGAGTTTTCGCGCTGGACAATCGGAGTGCGCATCTATGAGGCAGACCGCATCCTCAATAAAAAATGGACCGAGATCGAACAAAGCGCGGGTGTGGGGGGCAACACGGGCAACTCTAAATTAGTCAGCCGCACCCGCTACTTTGATGGGCGGCTGGTGCAAGTCGTGGACATTGAAAAAATGCTCGTGGATGTCTTCCCTTGGATCGAGCAAGAGAGCCACGAGGAATTAGACCAGCTCAGCCAGCTTTACAGCGATAAAATGGTGCTTTTAGCAGACGACTCGCCCAGCGTCTTAAAAACCATGCAAGTGATCCTAGATAAATTGGGCATCAAGCATTTAGACTTCATCAATGGCAAACAGCTTTTAGATTATCTCTTTGATCCCCAAACCCCCGTTGAGGAAGTGGGTTTAATCATCACCGACTTGGAAATGCCCGAGGCGAGTGGGTTTGAGGTGATCAGACGGGCGAAATTAGACCAGCGTACGATCAACATTCCCATTGTGGTCAACTCCTCCATGAGTGGGAGCAGCAATGAGGAAATGGCACGCTCTTTACACGCCGATGACTTCATCTCCAAGTCTAACCCTCTGGATGTGGAGCGCATCATCAAACAATTCATGCAGGTTAGACCCGCCTAA
- the prmC gene encoding peptide chain release factor N(5)-glutamine methyltransferase: protein MNINISKALHEAKKVLRDRGVRNALESELLLAHVLGVDRVYLHIHAQEELDPFAFEHFMHMVKTRAKGKPIEYITHEVSFYGRTFFVDERVLIPRPETEILVSQASKLIQDYGIRSVVEVGIGSGVISVSLAMANPKISILATDISMDALEVAGMNISTFNLQERIELFQTSLLEGVNIKARTLVVSNPPYVPLDYPLDDSVRYEPEIALYGGEHGDEILKVLVDEAANKRVKYLACEMGYNHKASMSEHLGLQKYHPSFYTDYAGLDRGFVATRRI from the coding sequence ATCAACATAAATATTTCAAAAGCCCTCCACGAAGCCAAGAAAGTCTTAAGAGATAGGGGTGTACGCAACGCTTTGGAGTCCGAGTTGCTTTTAGCCCATGTGCTGGGCGTGGATCGGGTGTATTTACACATACACGCCCAAGAAGAATTAGACCCCTTTGCCTTCGAGCATTTCATGCACATGGTCAAAACCCGCGCCAAAGGCAAGCCCATTGAATACATCACCCATGAAGTGAGCTTTTATGGGCGGACCTTTTTTGTGGATGAGCGGGTGCTCATCCCTAGACCTGAAACTGAGATTTTAGTGAGTCAGGCCTCAAAACTGATTCAAGATTATGGCATTAGAAGCGTGGTAGAAGTGGGGATTGGCAGTGGGGTGATTTCTGTGAGTTTGGCGATGGCAAATCCTAAAATCTCCATTTTAGCCACAGACATTTCTATGGACGCTTTAGAAGTGGCAGGCATGAACATCAGCACCTTTAATTTACAAGAGCGTATTGAATTGTTCCAAACCTCTTTGCTCGAGGGTGTGAACATTAAAGCCCGCACTTTAGTGGTGAGCAACCCCCCCTATGTCCCCCTGGATTACCCCCTTGATGACTCGGTGCGCTACGAGCCAGAGATTGCGCTCTATGGAGGCGAGCATGGCGATGAGATTTTAAAGGTCTTGGTTGATGAAGCGGCCAACAAACGGGTGAAGTATTTGGCTTGTGAGATGGGCTACAACCACAAGGCATCCATGAGCGAGCATTTGGGTTTACAAAAGTACCACCCAAGCTTTTACACGGACTACGCCGGGCTGGATCGGGGCTTTGTCGCCACTAGACGAATCTAG
- a CDS encoding D-alanine--D-alanine ligase translates to MEYGLLFGGKSFEHEISIVSAIALKEVLGTQIKAFIFLDGAHKFYLIEPKDMRSQLFSSGQYKKCPELTLKMHGFYTQGLLGSKKTAFDMLINLIHGADGEDGKLASLLDFFSVKFIGPRVEASVLSFNKHFTKMLAKEKGVCTLPYLFLEHHDKNALKAMDYPLIVKPNRLGSSLGIGVIKEDREAAFVLDEVFEFDSEVLIEPFKEGVKEYNLAGCKIQEKGESTFIFSTIEEPQKKDFLSFDQKYLDFGRTAKVAKADLSPVLEEKMRALFKALYDPLFVGAIIRCDFFVIDNEVYLNEINPIPGSLAHYLFEDFARILEHVELPKPTPIPITYNYINQIQKAK, encoded by the coding sequence GTGGAGTATGGGCTATTGTTTGGCGGTAAAAGTTTTGAGCACGAAATCAGCATTGTGAGCGCGATCGCGCTTAAAGAGGTGTTGGGAACACAAATCAAGGCTTTTATCTTTTTAGATGGGGCGCATAAATTCTATTTGATCGAGCCAAAGGACATGCGCTCGCAACTTTTTTCCAGTGGGCAGTATAAAAAATGCCCCGAGCTCACTTTAAAAATGCATGGTTTTTACACGCAGGGCTTGCTCGGTTCTAAAAAGACCGCCTTTGACATGCTCATCAATTTGATTCACGGGGCAGATGGTGAGGATGGCAAACTCGCTTCGCTCTTGGACTTCTTTAGCGTGAAATTCATCGGCCCTAGAGTGGAGGCAAGCGTGCTTAGTTTTAACAAACACTTCACCAAAATGCTTGCCAAAGAAAAGGGAGTTTGCACCCTGCCCTATCTTTTCTTAGAGCACCACGACAAAAACGCCCTAAAGGCTATGGATTACCCCTTGATTGTCAAGCCCAACCGTCTGGGCAGTTCTCTTGGCATCGGGGTGATTAAAGAAGATCGCGAAGCCGCCTTTGTTTTAGACGAGGTCTTTGAGTTTGACAGCGAGGTCTTGATCGAGCCCTTTAAAGAAGGGGTGAAAGAGTACAACCTTGCCGGGTGCAAAATCCAAGAGAAGGGTGAAAGTACATTTATTTTCTCCACCATTGAAGAGCCCCAAAAGAAGGATTTTTTGAGCTTTGATCAAAAGTATTTGGACTTTGGACGCACGGCTAAGGTGGCTAAAGCCGATCTTAGCCCGGTCCTAGAGGAAAAAATGCGTGCCTTGTTTAAGGCCCTTTACGACCCGCTGTTTGTGGGAGCGATCATCCGTTGCGACTTCTTTGTGATCGACAATGAAGTCTATTTAAACGAGATCAACCCGATTCCAGGCAGCCTCGCCCATTATCTCTTTGAAGACTTCGCCCGCATCCTAGAGCATGTAGAACTGCCCAAGCCCACCCCCATCCCCATCACCTATAACTACATCAACCAAATCCAAAAAGCCAAATAA